One Nicotiana tomentosiformis chromosome 4, ASM39032v3, whole genome shotgun sequence genomic window carries:
- the LOC104111353 gene encoding metallothionein-like protein type 2, whose protein sequence is MSCCGGSCGCGSGCKCGSGCGGCGMYPDLEKSTTFTIVDGVAPMKSFEEFGEKAAEGGNGCKCGSNCTCDPCNC, encoded by the exons ATGTCTTGCTGCGGAGGAAGTTGTGGCTGTGGATCTGGCTGCAAGTGCGGCAGCGGCTGCGGAGG atgtGGGATGTACCCAGACTTGGAGAAGTCCACTACCTTTACCATCGTTGATGGTGTTGCTCCCATGAAGAG CTTTGAGGAATTTGGAGAGAAAGCAGCAGAAGGAGGAAATGGCTGCAAATGCGGATCAAACTGCACCTGTGACCCTTGCAATTGTTAA
- the LOC104111354 gene encoding metallothionein-like protein type 2, translating to MSCCGGSCGCGSGCKCGSGCGGCGMYPDLEKSTTFTIIQGVAPMNNFEEFGEKAAEGGNGCKCGSNCTCDPCNC from the exons ATGTCTTGCTGCGGAGGAAGCTGTGGCTGTGGATCTGGCTGCAAGTGCGGTAGTGGCTGCGGAGG ATGTGGGATGTACCCTGACTTAGAGAAGTCCACTACCTTTACCATCATTCAGGGTGTTGCTCCCATGAACAA CTTTGAGGAATTCGGAGAGAAAGCAGCAGAAGGAGGAAATGGGTGCAAGTGTGGATCAAACTGCACCTGTGACCCTTGCAATTGTTAA
- the LOC104094878 gene encoding probable GTP-binding protein OBGM, mitochondrial isoform X1 → MSFSQKVLYLKTLQRCLRSPWLTQTYSFSDIVHKKTKLAPLQERRMIDRFRIWAKGGDGGSGCTSIRRSRHDRRGTPDGGNGGRGGDVILECSPAVWDLSGLQHHTNAKRGGNGSSKNMIGSRGADKVIQVPVGTVIHLVEGELPSAVEKSSSSELDPWELPGTVDIDSSEFSTQSVSAYQTSSKVEKRAKSSGRRASGGEESTTAKRRNCALPINSRTKHSLSRGKFESDDDDLSNWEEESCGQMEDQDGDDAMGTECEDELEETEHIEYDVAELTEQGQRIVVARGGEGGLGNLSKGKASKMMQKGASSDDEVSDDYDHASLSAGLPGSEAVLVLELKSIADIGLIGMPNAGKSTLLGALSKAKPTVGDYAFTTLRPNLGNLNYYDFSLTVADIPGLIRGAHENRGLGHAFLRHIERTKVLAYVVDLAAGLGDNKGIPPWEQLNDLVLELEYYREGLTDRPSLVVANKIDEDGAEEVYKELKHRVSGVPIFPISAVLEEGVPELKDGLRMLISGEQSNRLQLNGVVLHQDSAFVSI, encoded by the exons ATGTCATTTAGCCAGAAGGTCCTCTACTTAAagactttgcaaagatgcttgcGGTCTCCATGGTTAACCCAAACTTATTCTTTCTCAGACATTGTTCACAAGAAAACAAAGCTTGCTCCTCTACAG GAAAGGAGAATGATAGATCGCTTTCGCATATGGGCCAAAGGAGGTGATGGTGGCAGCGGTTGTACCAGTATTCGTCGTAGTCGACATGATCGCCGTGGCACACCTGACG GTGGGAATGGTGGAAGGGGTGGTGACGTGATATTAGAATGTTCCCCTGCAGTCTGGGATTTGAGTGGTCTGCAGCATCACACA AATGCAAAGAGAGGCGGAAATGGGTCTTCCAAAAATATGATAGGAAGTAGAGGAGCTGACAAG GTGATCCAAGTTCCTGTAGGTACTGTAATTCATCTAGTAGAGGGCGAACTTCCATCTGCAGTTGAGAAGAGTTCAAGTTCTGAGTTGGACCCTTGGGAGCTTCCAGGTACAGTTGATATTGATTCGTCAGAGTTTTCTACACAATCAGTTTCGGCGTACCAAACAAGTTCAAAGGTTGAGAAGAGAGCCAAATCAAGTGGACGTCGAGCTTCTGGTGGTGAAGAATCCACTACAGCAAAGAGAAGAAATTGTGCTTTGCCAATCAATTCTCGCACGAAACATTCACTTTCTAGAGGCAAATTCGAAAGTGATGATGATGATTTGAGCAATTGGGAGGAAGAAAGCTGTGGACAAATGGAAGATCAAGATGGTGATGATGCTATGGGAACAGAATGTGAAGATGAGTTGGAAGAAACTGAACATATAGAATATGATGTGGCAGAGTTAACAGAACAAGGCCAACGAATAGTTGTTGCTCGTGGAGGGGAGGGTGGCTTAGGAAATCTGTCTAAGGGGAAAgcatcaaagatgatgcaaaaggGAGCCAGTTCTGATGATGAAGTATCTGATGATTATGATCATGCATCACTAAGTGCTGGCTTGCCTGGCTCTGAGGCGGTCCTTGTGCTAGAACTAAAGAGCATTGCTGATATAGGTCTTATTGGGATGCCAAATGCCGGCAAAAGTACCCTCCTTGGAGCATTATCAAAGGCTAAACCTACTGTAGGTGATTATGCGTTCACAACGTTGAGGCCGAACTTAGGCAACTTAAATTATTACGATTTTTCTTTAACTGTAGCTGACATCCCGGGACTCATAAGAGGAGCCCATGAAAATCGTGGGCTTGGGCATGCTTTCCTTCGGCACATAGAACGAACAAAAGTTCTAGCATACGTGGTAGACTTGGCTGCAGGATTGGGCGATAACAAGGGAATACCACCATGGGAGCAGCTAAATGACTTGGTTTTGGAACTCGAGTACTATCGAGAGGGTTTGACCGATCGACCATCCTTAGTGGTGGCTAACAAAATCGACGAAGATGGGGCTGAAGAGGTCTATAAAGAGCTAAAACACAGGGTGTCTGGTGTGCCCATTTTCCCAATTAGTGCAGTCCTAGAGGAAGGAGTACCAGAACTGAAAGATGGTCTAAGGATGCTTATCAGTGGTGAACAATCAAACAGACTACAACTAAATGGTGTAGTTCTTCATCAGGATTCTGCTTTTGTGAGCATCTAA
- the LOC104094878 gene encoding probable GTP-binding protein OBGM, mitochondrial isoform X3: MSFSQKVLYLKTLQRCLRSPWLTQTYSFSDIVHKKTKLAPLQERRMIDRFRIWAKGGDGGSGCTSIRRSRHDRRGTPDGGNGGRGGDVILECSPAVWDLSGLQHHTNAKRGGNGSSKNMIGSRGADKVIQVPVGTVIHLVEGELPSAVEKSSSSELDPWELPGTVDIDSSEFSTQSVSAYQTSSKVEKRAKSSGRRASGGEESTTAKRRNCALPINSRTKHSLSRGKFESDDDDLSNWEEESCGQMEDQDGDDAMGTECEDELEETEHIEYDVAELTEQGQRIVVARGGEGGLGNLSKGKASKMMQKGASSDDEVSDDYDHASLSAGLPGSEAVLVLELKSIADIGLIGMPNAGKSTLLGALSKAKPTVGDYAFTTLRPNLGNLNYYDFSLTVADIPGLIRGAHENRGLGHAFLRHIERTKVLAYVVDLAAGLGDNKGIPPWEQLNDLVLELEYYREGLTDRPSLVVANKIDEDGAEEVYKELKHRVSGVPIFPISAVLEEGVPELKDGLRMLISGEQSNRLQLNGVVLHQDSAFKSTTFTTIEGVAPMNNFVESGEKAAEGGNGCKCGSNCTCDPCNC, encoded by the exons ATGTCATTTAGCCAGAAGGTCCTCTACTTAAagactttgcaaagatgcttgcGGTCTCCATGGTTAACCCAAACTTATTCTTTCTCAGACATTGTTCACAAGAAAACAAAGCTTGCTCCTCTACAG GAAAGGAGAATGATAGATCGCTTTCGCATATGGGCCAAAGGAGGTGATGGTGGCAGCGGTTGTACCAGTATTCGTCGTAGTCGACATGATCGCCGTGGCACACCTGACG GTGGGAATGGTGGAAGGGGTGGTGACGTGATATTAGAATGTTCCCCTGCAGTCTGGGATTTGAGTGGTCTGCAGCATCACACA AATGCAAAGAGAGGCGGAAATGGGTCTTCCAAAAATATGATAGGAAGTAGAGGAGCTGACAAG GTGATCCAAGTTCCTGTAGGTACTGTAATTCATCTAGTAGAGGGCGAACTTCCATCTGCAGTTGAGAAGAGTTCAAGTTCTGAGTTGGACCCTTGGGAGCTTCCAGGTACAGTTGATATTGATTCGTCAGAGTTTTCTACACAATCAGTTTCGGCGTACCAAACAAGTTCAAAGGTTGAGAAGAGAGCCAAATCAAGTGGACGTCGAGCTTCTGGTGGTGAAGAATCCACTACAGCAAAGAGAAGAAATTGTGCTTTGCCAATCAATTCTCGCACGAAACATTCACTTTCTAGAGGCAAATTCGAAAGTGATGATGATGATTTGAGCAATTGGGAGGAAGAAAGCTGTGGACAAATGGAAGATCAAGATGGTGATGATGCTATGGGAACAGAATGTGAAGATGAGTTGGAAGAAACTGAACATATAGAATATGATGTGGCAGAGTTAACAGAACAAGGCCAACGAATAGTTGTTGCTCGTGGAGGGGAGGGTGGCTTAGGAAATCTGTCTAAGGGGAAAgcatcaaagatgatgcaaaaggGAGCCAGTTCTGATGATGAAGTATCTGATGATTATGATCATGCATCACTAAGTGCTGGCTTGCCTGGCTCTGAGGCGGTCCTTGTGCTAGAACTAAAGAGCATTGCTGATATAGGTCTTATTGGGATGCCAAATGCCGGCAAAAGTACCCTCCTTGGAGCATTATCAAAGGCTAAACCTACTGTAGGTGATTATGCGTTCACAACGTTGAGGCCGAACTTAGGCAACTTAAATTATTACGATTTTTCTTTAACTGTAGCTGACATCCCGGGACTCATAAGAGGAGCCCATGAAAATCGTGGGCTTGGGCATGCTTTCCTTCGGCACATAGAACGAACAAAAGTTCTAGCATACGTGGTAGACTTGGCTGCAGGATTGGGCGATAACAAGGGAATACCACCATGGGAGCAGCTAAATGACTTGGTTTTGGAACTCGAGTACTATCGAGAGGGTTTGACCGATCGACCATCCTTAGTGGTGGCTAACAAAATCGACGAAGATGGGGCTGAAGAGGTCTATAAAGAGCTAAAACACAGGGTGTCTGGTGTGCCCATTTTCCCAATTAGTGCAGTCCTAGAGGAAGGAGTACCAGAACTGAAAGATGGTCTAAGGATGCTTATCAGTGGTGAACAATCAAACAGACTACAACTAAATGGTGTAGTTCTTCATCAGGATTCTGCTTTT AAGTCCACTACCTTTACCACCATTGAGGGTGTTGCTCCCATGAACAA CTTTGTGGAATCAGGAGAGAAAGCAGCAGAAGGAGGAAATGGGTGCAAGTGTGGATCAAACTGCACCTGTGACCCTTGCAATTGTTAA
- the LOC104094878 gene encoding probable GTP-binding protein OBGM, mitochondrial isoform X2 has product MFPCSLGFEWSAASHSVFSFLLHDNAKRGGNGSSKNMIGSRGADKVIQVPVGTVIHLVEGELPSAVEKSSSSELDPWELPGTVDIDSSEFSTQSVSAYQTSSKVEKRAKSSGRRASGGEESTTAKRRNCALPINSRTKHSLSRGKFESDDDDLSNWEEESCGQMEDQDGDDAMGTECEDELEETEHIEYDVAELTEQGQRIVVARGGEGGLGNLSKGKASKMMQKGASSDDEVSDDYDHASLSAGLPGSEAVLVLELKSIADIGLIGMPNAGKSTLLGALSKAKPTVGDYAFTTLRPNLGNLNYYDFSLTVADIPGLIRGAHENRGLGHAFLRHIERTKVLAYVVDLAAGLGDNKGIPPWEQLNDLVLELEYYREGLTDRPSLVVANKIDEDGAEEVYKELKHRVSGVPIFPISAVLEEGVPELKDGLRMLISGEQSNRLQLNGVVLHQDSAFVSI; this is encoded by the exons ATGTTCCCCTGCAGTCTGGGATTTGAGTGGTCTGCAGCATCACACAGTGTGTTTTCTTTCCTACTGCATGAT AATGCAAAGAGAGGCGGAAATGGGTCTTCCAAAAATATGATAGGAAGTAGAGGAGCTGACAAG GTGATCCAAGTTCCTGTAGGTACTGTAATTCATCTAGTAGAGGGCGAACTTCCATCTGCAGTTGAGAAGAGTTCAAGTTCTGAGTTGGACCCTTGGGAGCTTCCAGGTACAGTTGATATTGATTCGTCAGAGTTTTCTACACAATCAGTTTCGGCGTACCAAACAAGTTCAAAGGTTGAGAAGAGAGCCAAATCAAGTGGACGTCGAGCTTCTGGTGGTGAAGAATCCACTACAGCAAAGAGAAGAAATTGTGCTTTGCCAATCAATTCTCGCACGAAACATTCACTTTCTAGAGGCAAATTCGAAAGTGATGATGATGATTTGAGCAATTGGGAGGAAGAAAGCTGTGGACAAATGGAAGATCAAGATGGTGATGATGCTATGGGAACAGAATGTGAAGATGAGTTGGAAGAAACTGAACATATAGAATATGATGTGGCAGAGTTAACAGAACAAGGCCAACGAATAGTTGTTGCTCGTGGAGGGGAGGGTGGCTTAGGAAATCTGTCTAAGGGGAAAgcatcaaagatgatgcaaaaggGAGCCAGTTCTGATGATGAAGTATCTGATGATTATGATCATGCATCACTAAGTGCTGGCTTGCCTGGCTCTGAGGCGGTCCTTGTGCTAGAACTAAAGAGCATTGCTGATATAGGTCTTATTGGGATGCCAAATGCCGGCAAAAGTACCCTCCTTGGAGCATTATCAAAGGCTAAACCTACTGTAGGTGATTATGCGTTCACAACGTTGAGGCCGAACTTAGGCAACTTAAATTATTACGATTTTTCTTTAACTGTAGCTGACATCCCGGGACTCATAAGAGGAGCCCATGAAAATCGTGGGCTTGGGCATGCTTTCCTTCGGCACATAGAACGAACAAAAGTTCTAGCATACGTGGTAGACTTGGCTGCAGGATTGGGCGATAACAAGGGAATACCACCATGGGAGCAGCTAAATGACTTGGTTTTGGAACTCGAGTACTATCGAGAGGGTTTGACCGATCGACCATCCTTAGTGGTGGCTAACAAAATCGACGAAGATGGGGCTGAAGAGGTCTATAAAGAGCTAAAACACAGGGTGTCTGGTGTGCCCATTTTCCCAATTAGTGCAGTCCTAGAGGAAGGAGTACCAGAACTGAAAGATGGTCTAAGGATGCTTATCAGTGGTGAACAATCAAACAGACTACAACTAAATGGTGTAGTTCTTCATCAGGATTCTGCTTTTGTGAGCATCTAA